CCGGTGGCACGCGGCCTCCACTTCATCTGCCTGAACGCCAACATCGGCCGGCAGTTCGAATTCGTGCAGCACACCTGGGCCAACAACCCGAACTTCAACGGCCTGCACCACGATCCCGACCCGATCATCGGCGCCCGCACGGCCTATGGCCGACCGCAAGAAGACTTCACCATCCAGCGCCAGCCAGCCCGTTGCCGGCTGCAGGGGCTGCCCTCCTTTATCCAGACGCGTGGCGGCGGTTATTTCTTCCTGCCGGGGCGGCGGGCGCTCCACTACCTACTATCGGGAGATGCATCGTGAGCATGTTGACCCGTCCAATACCGCGCCTCGTGCAGGCGGCCACGGAGCGGTTGGCGCCGATGATCAGACGCTTCGACCCCTATTACCGGGATGCCTTCGACGACCTGGTTCGACCCTATATCGAGGAGGTGGCCCAGGCCCTCCTGCGCCGTCGGCTGCGGGACCGCGGCCAGGTGATCGCCGAGGAACTGATCCGGGCGGACGAGGAGGAAGTTACCCGCCGGATCGCCGATAGCATGAGCCGATTCCTCGTGGGTGAATACCAGGAAACCGGTAAGACGGCCGAGCGGGCGGGCAACACCAAGACCTATGGTCTGGTGCGCGCGTCGTTTACGGTGCGCGGGGACTTGCCGCGACGGCTCCAGGTAGGCGCCTTCCAGGCCGGGCGGCAGTATTCGGCCTATGTGCGCTTTGGCGGGCCGGGCCCCCGGGTGGTCCCGGACATCGAGGACGCAGGCATCCTCAGTATCGGCATCAAGCTGATGGGCCTGCCCGGGCACAAGCTGATGGCCGACGAGAAATCGACCATGGACCTGACTGGGATCAGTTCGCCTGCATTCACCACGCCGGACATCTGGGAAAACGTGAAGCTGCAAAAGCAGATCGGTCTGGGCACGCCGGCCTGGTATTTCGTCAATCCGCTGGATTCCCACGTCCTGGACATGATCATGCAGGGGCTCTATGCCCGCGCACACGCCAATCCGCTGGAACTGACCTATCACAGTTGCGTGCCCTACCGGTATGGCCGCGAGCGGGGGCGGGACCGAGCGATCAAGTTTGCGGTGATCCCCCGCCTCACGAGGCGTTCTCGCATTACCGAGTTCACCGACAACTACCTGCGGGAGGCGATGGTCCGTTCACTGGCACGGGAGCCGGCGGTGTTCGACTTCGCCATCCAGTTCCAGGCCGACCCGGTGCGTATGCCGATCGAAGATGCATCGATCGTCTGGTCGGAGCGGGAGTCGCCGTTCATTCCGGTGGCAACTCTCGAGATACCCACCCAGCGCTTCGATTTCGCGGCACAGGACGCCTTTGCCCGCAACCTGACCTACAACCCCTGGCATACCCTGGCGGTCCACCGCCCCCTTGGCAACCAGAACCGGGCCCGGCGGGATATCTACCTGCGCACATCGCGGGTTCGACAGGCCATCAACCAGGAACGGCACATCGAGCCCACCGGCAAGGAAAACTTCGGATCGGATGTGGTCAGCCTGTCAGAAACGGGTGAGCACGCGCCACGGAAGGCAACCGAGCCGGTGTCGTAACTTTCTTGCTGGAGGTCTGTCCATGATCGTCGCCGACAAGCTCAAGCGCTTTGCCACCGGGATCCGCAACCTGCCGTACCTGCCCTTTGTATTGAATCCGGTCGATACCGCCGCCCCCTGGTCGGAGTTGGCTCCCGGGAACTACGAATCCCCTCTGCATTTCGTGCATGCGGTGAGGGGCGCGGTTTTCCCGATCTTCTCACCGTTTCGCCAGGTTCCGCACCTGCCTTACGAAGTGCCCGAGAACCGGGTGCAGATCGATGACAACCAGGGCTGGTTCTTCCTCAATGGCATCTGTACCGACCGCAACGTGTTGCGGCTAAACGGCAAGGCGCTGGCGGACCTTTTCGGGCGCAAGGTCTACCTGATGCACAACCCGTCCGATGGCTTTGCGCTGGATATCTTCGAGTGCGTTCTCGGGCGCACCATGCAGCTCGTCTCCACCCTGGAAACCAGTGTTGCCGATATCCTCGAGGACGCGCTGGGCCGCTATAGCAAGGTTGTGCTGATCGTTCATTCCCAGGGCGGCATCATCAGTACCGGCGCGCTCTACCAGCTTCGGGACCGGCTGCAGGGATCACGTTCTCTCCTGCTCAACAAGCTGGAGGTCTATTCCTTCGCGAGTGCTGCGACCGAGCTCGACCTGCCGCAAGTCTATGCCGAGCACTTCTACCACACGGACGACTTTGTAGCGCGCATTGGGGTGGCGGCCAATCGCGAAAAGTTCTCCGGCAATCGCTTCACCTATCGGGCTGGTGGGCATTTGCTTAACGCCCATTACCTGGAGAATTTCCGCGCCGGCAAGTTCGTCGCCATCGATGCCGAAGGTAGTCGGCTATGGAGCTATCTGCATGTTGATGGGCTCGTAGAGCCGGAGGTGGTGCCGGCATGAGCAGTGTCGCGGCCCCGATCCGACAAATAGCTCTGCCAGAGAGCTCTGTTAAACAGCCCGGATACACAGACACAACAACCGAATTGGGACGGTTGCATTCTGCTTTCGCTAGAATGGGCCTCTGTCTAACCGGCCTTTGGAAGTGTTCCCGTGATTCGTCGATGCCTATTCGTTGCTGTGGTGTGCGTGTTTTCTCCGCTGGCGCATGCTGAATGGTTTCAATTCTCCGGAACCGCGATGACGACGCCCATCACCATGGAGTTCTGGAGTGAGAGCGAGGCGGACGCCGGACGGATCAGCCAGCGAGTGTTCGACGAGTTCGATCGCATCGACCGGCAGATGAGTCGGTACCGGGAAGATTCGGAGTTGTCGGCGGTGAACCGGACGGCGGCGGAGCGTCCGGTCAAGGTGAGCGATGGGCTGTTCCAGGTTTTCATGAAGGCTGAGGCCGTCTCCGAGCTCAGTGGCGGCGCCTTCGATATCAGCTTCGGTTCGGTGGGGTACATGTACGACTACCGCGAAAAGCACCAGCCCACGGCCGAACAGATCCAGCAGAACCTGCCACATATCAACTACCACGATATCGTCCTGGACAAGGACGAACAGACAGTCTTCTTTCGTCAGCAGGGTTTGCTGACCGACATGGGCGGTATCGCCAAAGGCTACGCGGTGGACCGGGGCATTGATATTCTCAGGGCCGAAGGTATCCGACATGCGCGGCTGAGTGCCGGCGGCGACATGCGGTTGCTGGGCGACAAGCGCGGCAGGCCCTGGATCGTCGGCGTACGGGATCCGCGCAACGAGAGTGCCAACGCGGTCGTCCTGCCGCTATCCGATGTTGCGATTTCCACCTCCGGGGACTACGAGCGCTTCTTTATCGACGAGAACGGCGAGCGGGTTCATCACATCATCTCGCCCAAGAACGGCCGTCCGGTCAAAGGTGTGCAAAGCGTAACCATACTCGGGACCAACGCGTTGACCACCGACGGGTTGTCGACAGCGGTATTCGTGCTGGGCGTGGAGAAGGGGTTGACGATGATCAACCAGTTGGCCGGGGTCGACGCCATCATTATCGACGAGCAGCGGCGGATGCATTATTCGGCGGGGTTGCTGGATCCGAAGGGGGGTTCCGAATCCGAGTAGGAGGGTGTAGACATTCAGGTTTGGTGGATGAAGCGAATGGCGGTTGATGCTCGAGTTGGCGGCGGATAAGGCCCCTCGCCCCTGGTGGGAGAGGGGTTTGGGGAGAGGGGGCGAGGCATATGCTCCTGTTCAACATTAGCCCATTTTGGGGCGCCTCCCGGCGCCTCCCCCTCTCCCCGGCCCTCTCCCGCGATGGGGAGAGGGAGGTAA
The window above is part of the Marinobacter nanhaiticus D15-8W genome. Proteins encoded here:
- a CDS encoding FAD:protein FMN transferase — its product is MTTPITMEFWSESEADAGRISQRVFDEFDRIDRQMSRYREDSELSAVNRTAAERPVKVSDGLFQVFMKAEAVSELSGGAFDISFGSVGYMYDYREKHQPTAEQIQQNLPHINYHDIVLDKDEQTVFFRQQGLLTDMGGIAKGYAVDRGIDILRAEGIRHARLSAGGDMRLLGDKRGRPWIVGVRDPRNESANAVVLPLSDVAISTSGDYERFFIDENGERVHHIISPKNGRPVKGVQSVTILGTNALTTDGLSTAVFVLGVEKGLTMINQLAGVDAIIIDEQRRMHYSAGLLDPKGGSESE